In Hyperolius riggenbachi isolate aHypRig1 chromosome 10, aHypRig1.pri, whole genome shotgun sequence, a genomic segment contains:
- the LOC137534693 gene encoding histone H4-like — protein sequence MSGRGKGGKGLGKGGAKRHRKKVLRDNIQGITKPAIRRLARRGGVKRISGLIYEETRGVLKVFLENVIRDAVTYTEHAKRKTVTAMDVVYALKRQGRTLYGFGG from the exons TGTCTGGCCGAGGAAAGGGTGGGAAGGGACTCGGGAAAGGAGGCGCCAAGCGGCACAggaa GAAGGTGCTCCGGGATAACATCCAGGGCATCACTAAGCCCGCCATCCGCCGCCTTGCCCGCAGAGGGGGTGTCAAGCGCATCTCCGGCCTCATCTATGAGGAGACCCGCGGAGTGCTGAAGGTTTTCCTGGAGAACGTCATCCGGGACGCCGTCACCTACACCGAGCACGCCAAGAGGAAGACGGTCACCGCCATGGATGTGGTGTACGCCCTCAAGCGCCAGGGGCGCACCCTCTACGGCTTCGGGGGCTAA